The proteins below come from a single Spirochaetota bacterium genomic window:
- the ppcA gene encoding phosphoenolpyruvate carboxylase: MNRKIPRTMSTQHPDNANVPFFSNSPILQGEDEIKEAYYAFSYLGVHEVMWDVEGKETDEFVIRKLVSDYSDFFKTNIIGRDVFITLRVPNPDYEKGEGKLLIETLESIPRSYDTSQVFYKDPSIVPIFEVIVPMADIETINKVYYYYKNIVVGKEDKIFSDTNPDLKLKDWIGEFNPKRINVIPLFEDINQIISCDQAVKKFLENKLDEIEYQRVFIARSDPAMNDSSLSVVIAIKLALEKLYELQKNIGVEIYPILGCGAAPFRGNFSPRTYRFVLDNYPSVATFTIQSAFKYDYPIRDVQRAVENINLTPIKTPDYLSSKDRLISIMKKSSETYRRQLLEIAPIVNNLAVFVPRRRARKMHVGLFGYSRQIDEGVTLPRVISFCAVLYSLGLPPDILGLSSLTEEDMKYVEIVFPRFKEKISETLSMWNEDVLDLLPASIRTEIKDTVKRFNFTPNKDHLEFSKDLVKRIKDNKLDTKITDLIVSAAKIRNFLG, translated from the coding sequence ATGAACAGAAAGATACCTAGAACGATGTCAACTCAACACCCCGACAACGCCAATGTTCCATTCTTTTCAAACAGTCCTATTCTTCAAGGAGAGGATGAGATCAAAGAAGCATACTACGCATTTTCATACCTAGGTGTGCATGAGGTGATGTGGGATGTTGAAGGGAAAGAAACGGACGAGTTTGTAATTAGAAAGTTGGTTTCGGACTATTCTGATTTCTTTAAGACCAACATAATAGGTAGAGATGTGTTCATAACGCTGAGAGTTCCTAATCCAGATTACGAAAAAGGAGAAGGAAAACTTCTCATAGAGACACTTGAAAGCATTCCAAGATCCTACGATACATCTCAGGTATTCTACAAAGATCCTAGCATCGTTCCTATATTTGAAGTAATTGTCCCAATGGCTGATATAGAAACTATAAACAAGGTTTATTACTATTACAAAAATATCGTTGTTGGAAAGGAAGATAAAATCTTTTCTGATACTAACCCCGATCTCAAGCTAAAGGACTGGATAGGAGAATTCAATCCTAAAAGGATAAATGTTATACCACTATTTGAGGATATCAACCAGATTATCTCCTGCGATCAAGCAGTAAAGAAATTTCTAGAAAACAAACTGGATGAGATAGAATACCAGAGAGTTTTTATAGCAAGGTCAGATCCTGCAATGAATGATTCTTCCTTGAGTGTTGTAATAGCAATAAAACTAGCACTAGAAAAACTCTATGAACTACAGAAAAATATTGGAGTAGAAATTTATCCAATACTTGGTTGCGGAGCAGCACCATTCAGAGGCAACTTTTCACCAAGAACATACAGATTTGTTTTAGACAACTATCCAAGCGTTGCTACCTTCACCATACAATCGGCGTTCAAATACGACTATCCTATAAGGGATGTTCAAAGAGCAGTAGAAAATATCAATCTAACCCCTATTAAAACACCTGACTACCTGAGTAGTAAAGACAGACTTATAAGTATAATGAAAAAAAGTTCCGAAACATATCGTAGGCAATTACTGGAAATAGCCCCGATAGTTAACAATCTTGCTGTTTTCGTTCCTAGAAGAAGAGCAAGAAAGATGCATGTAGGATTGTTTGGATACTCAAGACAGATAGATGAAGGTGTAACTCTACCTAGAGTAATATCCTTCTGCGCTGTCTTATACTCTCTAGGACTTCCACCAGATATTCTCGGACTGAGTTCTCTAACAGAGGAGGATATGAAGTATGTTGAGATAGTCTTCCCTAGATTCAAAGAAAAGATATCTGAAACTCTTTCAATGTGGAACGAGGATGTATTGGACCTTCTTCCAGCTTCTATCAGAACTGAAATTAAGGATACCGTTAAAAGGTTCAATTTCACTCCTAACAAGGATCACCTTGAATTCTCAAAGGATCTAGTTAAAAGAATAAAAGATAATAAACTGGATACTAAGATTACCGACTTGATAGTAAGTGCTGCTAAAATCAGAAACTTCTTAGGCTAG
- the folP gene encoding dihydropteroate synthase, which translates to MGIVNITPDSFYQGSRVDLNNLLEVVSRMVDDGVDILDIGGESTRPGSEPVSVEEEMDRVIPAIIEVRRNFQNLPISIDTYKSKVAEVALHNGADIVNDISSGTFDDNMIEVVSKYNCPVILMHIKGTPKNMQENPEYKDTVREIKDFLNHRIDAYESKGIRPENIIIDPGIGFGKKLEHNLTIIRRLAEFKQLKKPILVGLSRKSMIGMILGGIPPEERLTGTIAFNTIALLNGASIIRVHDVKEGKQVCRIVEEYIGRV; encoded by the coding sequence ATGGGGATTGTGAATATAACACCTGACTCGTTCTATCAAGGTAGTAGAGTAGATTTGAATAACTTGCTTGAGGTTGTGAGCAGAATGGTAGATGACGGAGTTGATATTCTGGATATAGGTGGTGAATCTACACGACCGGGTTCTGAACCTGTATCAGTTGAAGAAGAAATGGATAGAGTCATACCTGCAATAATTGAAGTGAGAAGAAATTTCCAAAATCTACCTATTTCCATTGATACATACAAATCAAAGGTTGCAGAAGTTGCCTTACATAACGGCGCAGATATTGTAAATGACATATCTTCTGGAACTTTTGATGATAATATGATTGAGGTTGTATCAAAGTATAACTGTCCTGTAATACTTATGCACATAAAGGGAACACCAAAAAACATGCAGGAAAACCCCGAATACAAGGATACTGTGAGAGAAATAAAAGATTTTCTAAACCATCGCATAGATGCTTACGAAAGTAAAGGCATAAGACCAGAAAATATAATAATTGACCCCGGAATAGGCTTTGGCAAAAAACTGGAACACAACCTAACAATAATAAGAAGACTAGCAGAGTTTAAACAACTTAAGAAACCTATACTCGTCGGATTATCAAGAAAGTCTATGATAGGTATGATACTCGGTGGAATACCACCAGAAGAGAGACTAACTGGAACTATAGCATTCAACACAATAGCACTCCTTAACGGAGCTTCTATTATCCGAGTGCACGATGTTAAAGAAGGAAAGCAAGTATGTAGAATAGTAGAAGAATACATAGGTAGAGTATAA
- a CDS encoding NAD(P)(+) transhydrogenase (Re/Si-specific) subunit beta — MDFLRNIATEYQTVFYLFTVLFFIFGLKLLTSARTARKGNWLSAFGMTVAVVATLLYKGIISYELIIIAGILASVAGVLSAYLVDMRAIPQFVAILNGFGGGVSALVAIVEFLKGKLPPNVEKLPFDATTKSMYFHGAVALDMFVGTITFWGSMVAFAKLQKLITERPIVLPGKNFINLLLLIGIIVFGVLLTLDPSNLSYMFGILILSSLLGLSLTLAVGGADMPVVISLFISYAGLSAGTLGFVFLNHGLIMVGALVGASGLILTRIMAKSMNRDFYGILLGNITPPEMASVKDDKSFYQGRIKSTTPEEVAMILDNASSVAVVPGYGLAVAQAQGVVRDLYNELTKDGKEVYFAIHPVAGRMPGHMNVLLAEVDIPYDKLKTMEESNELLPDTDVAIVVGANDVVNPMARDAKDTPIYGMPILDVDKAKTVIVIKRSLAPGFAGIPNPLFINDNTLMLFADAKPGLSEIVREYKELKS, encoded by the coding sequence ATGGATTTTTTGAGAAATATAGCAACTGAATACCAAACTGTTTTTTATCTTTTCACAGTTTTATTTTTTATATTCGGTCTGAAACTTCTAACATCTGCTAGGACTGCAAGGAAAGGTAATTGGTTGAGTGCTTTTGGAATGACTGTTGCGGTTGTTGCTACTCTTCTATACAAAGGTATTATATCCTACGAACTTATAATAATTGCAGGTATTTTAGCGTCTGTAGCAGGTGTTTTATCTGCTTACCTTGTTGATATGCGAGCGATACCGCAGTTCGTTGCGATACTGAATGGCTTTGGTGGGGGAGTATCCGCTTTGGTTGCGATTGTTGAGTTTCTGAAAGGAAAACTACCACCGAATGTTGAGAAATTACCTTTTGATGCAACTACGAAGTCAATGTATTTTCACGGTGCGGTTGCTTTAGATATGTTCGTTGGAACAATAACATTCTGGGGTAGTATGGTTGCATTTGCAAAACTCCAGAAACTCATAACAGAAAGACCGATCGTATTACCTGGAAAGAATTTTATAAATCTTTTGCTTCTAATTGGCATAATAGTTTTCGGAGTTCTTCTAACGCTTGACCCTAGCAATTTGAGTTATATGTTTGGAATACTGATCCTTTCATCACTTCTTGGTCTTTCTCTAACACTTGCAGTAGGTGGTGCGGACATGCCAGTTGTTATATCTCTTTTCATATCTTATGCTGGACTGTCTGCTGGAACGCTTGGTTTTGTATTCCTGAATCATGGACTTATAATGGTTGGTGCTTTGGTTGGTGCTTCAGGACTAATACTCACAAGGATTATGGCGAAGTCAATGAACAGAGACTTCTACGGAATACTTCTTGGGAACATAACACCACCAGAAATGGCAAGTGTAAAGGATGATAAGTCGTTCTACCAAGGTAGAATTAAATCAACTACTCCAGAGGAAGTTGCTATGATACTTGATAATGCTAGTAGTGTTGCTGTTGTTCCAGGATACGGACTTGCGGTTGCCCAAGCGCAAGGAGTTGTGAGAGATTTGTATAACGAACTTACAAAGGATGGTAAAGAAGTTTATTTTGCTATCCACCCAGTTGCAGGTAGAATGCCCGGACATATGAATGTTCTTCTCGCTGAAGTTGATATACCATACGACAAACTAAAGACTATGGAGGAGTCAAATGAGTTACTACCTGATACTGATGTTGCGATAGTTGTTGGTGCTAATGATGTTGTCAATCCTATGGCAAGAGATGCAAAGGATACTCCTATATATGGTATGCCAATACTTGATGTTGATAAAGCAAAAACTGTAATAGTGATAAAACGAAGTTTAGCTCCTGGTTTTGCTGGAATACCAAACCCTCTATTCATAAACGACAACACACTTATGTTATTCGCTGACGCAAAACCTGGTCTTTCCGAGATTGTTAGAGAGTATAAAGAGTTAAAATCCTAG
- a CDS encoding NAD(P) transhydrogenase subunit alpha, translated as MDPIIAAIILFVLALVIGFEVITKVPPILHTPLVVASHAMASIMVVSAIEVTGTATTILTTVLAVIALVMGTVNVVGGYFIADRMLAMFKSDKKKKQ; from the coding sequence ATGGATCCTATAATTGCAGCGATAATTCTATTTGTTTTGGCACTGGTAATAGGGTTTGAAGTAATAACGAAAGTTCCGCCTATTTTGCATACTCCTCTTGTTGTTGCATCACATGCTATGGCTTCAATTATGGTTGTTAGTGCTATTGAAGTTACGGGAACAGCAACTACAATACTAACGACCGTTCTAGCAGTTATAGCCCTTGTGATGGGGACTGTTAATGTTGTTGGTGGATATTTCATCGCAGATAGAATGCTTGCTATGTTTAAAAGCGACAAAAAGAAAAAACAGTAG
- a CDS encoding Re/Si-specific NAD(P)(+) transhydrogenase subunit alpha, giving the protein MILGVMKETFPNEKRVSLIPQVVSSIKKLGLEVYVEKGAGEGAYYSDQEYETAGARVVSRSEILDSSSIITYVRAPGADTNNISDIQKMKKDTVVIGMTEPLANPEIAKMFAERGVISFSLELIPRITRAQSMDVLSSMATIAGYKAVLIAGELLPKVFPMFMTAAGNLMSAKVFVIGAGVAGLQAIATAKRLGAVVEAYDVRPEVKEQVQSVGGKFIELGLETQNASDKSGYAKAMSEEFYQKQREMMMKVLEYSDVVISTASVPGKKAPILITKEMVERMKKGSVIIDLAAEKGGNCELTKPGEVYDYNGVKIAGLVNLPSTVPVHASQMYSNNVKNFLSIIVKDGKLNIDLSDEIISGTLVTKDGEVVHPLVKKALGQS; this is encoded by the coding sequence ATGATTCTAGGAGTAATGAAAGAGACTTTCCCTAATGAAAAGCGAGTATCGCTAATACCTCAAGTTGTATCCTCAATAAAAAAATTAGGTTTAGAAGTTTATGTTGAAAAAGGTGCTGGTGAGGGCGCGTATTACTCAGACCAAGAATACGAAACTGCTGGTGCTAGAGTAGTCAGTAGAAGCGAAATACTTGATTCTTCTAGTATCATAACCTATGTGAGAGCTCCAGGGGCTGATACCAACAATATTTCCGATATTCAGAAGATGAAGAAAGATACGGTTGTAATTGGTATGACGGAACCTCTTGCTAATCCCGAAATTGCTAAAATGTTTGCTGAAAGGGGTGTTATCTCTTTCTCTTTAGAACTTATTCCTAGAATAACAAGAGCGCAGAGTATGGATGTTTTAAGTTCAATGGCTACAATAGCTGGATACAAAGCAGTTTTGATAGCAGGAGAACTCCTGCCAAAGGTTTTTCCTATGTTTATGACTGCTGCTGGTAATCTCATGTCCGCAAAGGTTTTTGTAATAGGTGCTGGAGTTGCGGGGCTTCAAGCGATTGCTACAGCAAAGAGACTCGGAGCAGTTGTTGAAGCGTATGATGTTAGACCTGAGGTTAAGGAGCAAGTCCAAAGTGTAGGTGGTAAATTTATTGAACTTGGGCTTGAGACACAGAATGCTAGTGATAAATCTGGGTATGCTAAAGCAATGTCAGAAGAATTTTACCAAAAACAGAGAGAGATGATGATGAAAGTTTTAGAGTATAGTGATGTTGTTATCTCAACCGCTTCTGTCCCAGGTAAAAAAGCACCTATACTCATCACGAAAGAAATGGTTGAGAGAATGAAAAAGGGTAGTGTGATAATAGATCTAGCAGCGGAGAAAGGAGGAAATTGTGAATTAACAAAACCTGGTGAGGTATATGACTATAACGGCGTAAAGATAGCAGGTCTTGTTAATTTACCAAGTACAGTTCCAGTTCACGCAAGTCAGATGTATTCAAATAATGTAAAGAACTTCCTGTCTATAATTGTGAAGGATGGAAAACTTAACATAGACTTAAGTGATGAAATAATATCTGGGACTTTGGTTACGAAAGATGGAGAGGTTGTTCATCCACTTGTTAAAAAGGCATTAGGTCAATCATAG